A genomic region of Magnolia sinica isolate HGM2019 chromosome 6, MsV1, whole genome shotgun sequence contains the following coding sequences:
- the LOC131249982 gene encoding monofunctional riboflavin biosynthesis protein RIBA 3, chloroplastic-like — protein MKQEDLERLNLPLMSTGSENEDPSAAAYTVTVDLKTGASTGVSASDRAKTILALSSPDSKPQDFRRPGHVFPLKYRNGGVLRRAGHTKASVDLVSLAGLRPISVQLQFLMLRMALWPDYPL, from the exons ATGAAGCAAGAGGATCTGGAGAGGCTGAACCTTCCTTTGATGTCAACTGGCAGTGAGAATGAGGATCCATCCGCCGCAGCTTACACAGTGACAGTG GATTTGAAAACCGGGGCATCTACTGGAGTGTCAGCCTCGGATAGGGCGAAGACTATTCTTGCTCTTTCGTCTCCAGATTCTAAGCCGCAAGATTTCAGAAGACCAGGCCATGTATTTCCACTCAAGTATAGAAATGGTGGTGTTCTAAGGAGAGCTGGTCACACTAAAGCTTCAGTGGATTTAGTTTCACTTGCTGGCTTGCGGCCTATATCTGTTCAACTGCAATTCTTGATGCTGAGGATGGCTCTATGGCCCGATTACCCGCTTTAA